A stretch of DNA from Kwoniella mangroviensis CBS 8507 chromosome 1 map unlocalized Ctg01, whole genome shotgun sequence:
GCTGACAACCATTGGGTGACACACAGCGCATTGACCTACCGTTTCATACGTCATATCCTACTTCATATCCCATCACATAAACAActtccatcattcaccaCGAGTGTCAACTATCTCGCCACTACCACCATCAATATGGACCCATTACTACTCGCTCACCCACCTACAACCTTCGCCCAGATGTCAGGCGTGACGACCGACGAGATGCCATTCGATTCATACTGTATCGTCTGCGACAGGTTGATAACACCGCCGAAAGAGGTTGATCCGGTAGAAGGACCGAAAACAACCAAGAAAAAGTTGGGTGGTGGAACcatcagagtgagtatcCCACATCCCCTCTCACCTCTACTTGCATTGTATCTGACAATGTACGCACGAACCTCAGGTGAAGAATCCAGATGGAACCACTACGACACGTTCGGCCAATGGTCAGAAGGTGACGCGACCAGGGTTGAAACGAAACCCCAATTCAGCAGCACGTCTGGCAGccctcaactcatcctccAAGATGCAACCTCTGACACGGTCAAAGACCAACGAATCTATTACTTCACCCACAACCGAATCACCCCCCAATGATCTCTCCTCCCCTAAATCACAAAAAGTCATCACACCCCGAATCAAcacctcttcaccacctttcagATCATCCATATACTGCTCGAAACAGTGTATGGAGCAAGATGCGGGTAAATCGTCCGAGGCCTACGCGAATATAGCTAGGACTTTATCATACGATTTCTCGCATGCTTTTCCATTAGATACACCGGGTGTTACCGTCGCTGATCACGCCAGAAGTCCTTACGGtccaccatcacctcttTTCGTCTCTGGATCAGATACCGAATCATCTGCTGCCTCCAATGCAGGTGGATTACAGGATCATTCAGGTCCAGCGAGCTCCGCACCTAAATTCATGGAATACTTCCGTTTATCCAAAGAAGGTCCAGACGACGCTTGGAACTCCATTCAACGCCAAAGAAGAAGTTCGATGCAACCTTCCTCGTCCCAAAGACCTGCCTCTGCTCACTCCCATGTTCACCCTTCGAACGAATCCCTATCAAGTCTATGGAACGCTGATTCCGATCTAGTCTTGGACCACCGATCAgtatctggatctggatccaATCGAATGAGAGCGATGACTCCCCTGCAGACATCCGACCAGGATAGACGAGAATTACACGGTGCAGGTAGAAGATCAGTATCTATCTCAAGCGAACACTCCGCCCCCATCCCTACGAGAGCTCCTCTGAAACGATCCGATCTCAGTCACACTTCCCTGttggcttcttcaccatcatccgtCCAGAACGTACCTATCCCACCTGAATTCGGTTCAGCTCCGTCACATACCTTGGATCTACTACAGTCGTACGCCCACGCCTTCCCCGTAAGATCCCCTTCGGGCCTGTCAACAAGCGTACAAAGGGGCTTCGTATTTCCCGGATCTACCGCCATGTCACCCAACCCATCAGAATCGAGACGATCGAGTATATCCCGACCTGTGTCTGGAACAATCCGTGCAAAATCCAGAAACGGTAACGGTAACGGCGGTGAAGTGTCTTGGGATTCTTTCGGGAAAGAagtgatagatgagaagaacTACAAGTCGTTCTGTAGAAAGACTGGTCAAACTTCTTCGGCAGCTACCACTGCTGGACCTATGTCTGTTCCAGCGGACTTCAGGGGTAGAGCCGAATTGGATCCTGACAACAATACGCCTAAACAGAGCCTAGAACGGGGAATTGGAGGATGGAAAATCAAATATTTCCAACCTTCCTCTAACCTGGTTGAAAGGAGCGGTACGATCACCAATACCAGTTCGAACAGACgaaatcgatcatcatccagtGGAGGCACTACcacttcttcgtcatcctctaTTAGATCGTCTAGTAGACCTAGAACTGGTAATGGAATTGCCATTCCCAAGGCGAACAATCAATTATCGacttccatatcatccaattcgaCTTCTAGAACTCCTAGGATGTTACCTCCTCCTAGACCTGCTACCACCggtaccaccaccaccaccaccggtGTCTTACCTGATATATCAAGTTTGACTATGGCGGAAGGAATTTCTGTTTCCAACAGTGTACCGAAATCTGGATTTAATTGGGAATCATCCgaaaagaatggaatgaagacTTATGAAATTCCAGACTTACCGAAATTCAAATTGGATAGGAATAAAGCTGGTTTGTTTTATTTTCAATAATTAATTATCAACTCGAGCTCGTTCGTTTGTATACCCCCTTTCGTCGAATGACGGTTATCAATCATTTGTAATTATATAACAAGCATCAAACCATACCACATATTCAACTCATACCTCATATCGCATTATCAAGTAGCATATCATTTCAGACCTTACCTTACCAGTTGTATAATGTTATCGATTTTCGTCTTTTTTGATATAATCATATTGGATTTGTACTTTCAAGTCATCTATTGTAAGGTTTCCAAAATGAAGAAATAAGAAGATTGtagaaaggaagaagaaagaaaaattCAAGTATTTTGTAGATGACAAGACGGTTGTCAATGCATATGATAACAAGATGGTTTTGTCATATTCATACAAACGATTGCAATGAGCTTGAATTGAGCAAGATCATCGCGATATGTCCAGCTTGCTCATATCATCCAAGCATGTAATGGAGCTTGATGGCAGATCTTTTGCGACGATAGATCTGAGCGTCGTGGTTAGATACAGACCGGATTAGTATGCCTTCCGTTAGTTGCTTGTGACCATCAGCGAAGACAAGCCCAGGCTGAGTGTAACATGGCCGTTCATCATGTATGTCGATGCTATGCAGTACTAATGCTGTTGTATATGATCTATGACGGGGGAACACCTGAGTATGATGATCGGGGGCCGACTAGTATCGTTGTTGGGTAAGCGGACTGACGGGGAGACCAAGGGGGGATTGCCCGATTCGGTAGTTTTGTCCTGTATGTTGAGTGTCGTTGTTGTCAATGATTTCGGTCTCACCGTATCGGATCGCCTCTCATATCCAACATCGATAGTCGATATCAAATCTCATCGTGTAGGACTGTCATTCATACCGTCGACTTTCTCACATTTATACAACATACCTGATTACTTCACTCTCGCTGAATCAAGTGAAAATTTGCAAGCTCGGTAAAAAACAACCAGAAAAAAAccgcatcaacatcaccGAAGGTCTTTCTTTAGTCATCTCGTACAGAGAGCATACGCGGGCATCAACACAAACCCGGATCCAATAACATTCGTAGTCTCATAGCCGATCTACatcacatacatacatacatacataaaCATCCAGAGAAGGACTCGAGATGCCCAGTCCCAGTAAAGATGGAGGAACAAGCATAGGTGTAGTAGGAATTGGTTCGTTGGGTTGGAAAAGATCGAATTCGCCTTTGCAGATACCTAATACGTTGTTGGAAGATCAGAaccaggatcaggatcaaggagGTCAAAGTCTATCGTGAGTTTTATTTCTATTTAATTATCTCATTCCCCTTCTGGTCCACTCTTGGAGGAGTGCAAGGAGACCTGTGCATGTGGAAAGGATGGTCGTTGCGATGCATATAAGCATTTTACATTTAGCGTATAAATCCTTCAACCACCATGTTGGGCTTGTGCTCTTGCCGACGCCGCAACCTTACAACGTATCACCAGACTATCCTTGACtgctttcccatcttctcctctgcCCTCAGCACTTGATCCGTaacttcatcaatcaaaaaGTAATCATCGAGTACTGATCGTGTGATCTTCTATCTATTTTCCCTCATCCCGTCTCCCTTTCATCaacaccttcatcgtcgtccCTACCCTACCTTTCACCGACAAAACCCCTCAACTCTCCACCTCGTCGTTCATACGACGACCTTATTATACCCCATTCGCATGACGAAATACCTCGTCTTCAACAAACACAACAATCATCACGATAACAATCCTTTGCGTACTCCAAACCGTTCTGTCGAAACATCAAACAACACAATCGCAATATTCGTCATCCCCTCATCTTGTCATCTCCGGAACTTACGATACAAACCTCATACAACACGACTGTTCCACGCCTCCTCATTCTCACGTCGTACATCCATCCACCCTCGTATTGTGTAAATATACGTATGGGTCTGCATCTCATGGTCACAACCCAATGTCAAACAACGTCATGTCATGTCTCGGACTGAAACATTCCTCgtatatatcatccatatcacAGCTCTTACACCGAATCCCCTCAACACCGCTCTTCGACTCTTCCTATCCCCTCCGGATCTCGTACGCCCCCTTATTCTACTCCCATCCGTCCCAAAAGGTTAAGATCGAGAACATCAACCATGTCAATCTACACGCCACCCTTACCGCCCGTCATGTCTAGGGAAAACTCCTCGGAAGACCTtcacttaccttcttcctcttctggtaAACCCATGGGGGACGCTGCAGACGTCGTAGCTCAACTATCAAGAAGTTTGGAAGCTGGGCCATCAAGATTATCCACCGCGTCATCGTTGTTACAAACTCCCAAAATTACAGGAAACAGGAGAGCTTCGAAATCCGTTTCCGGATCTAGACCTGCACTCATTGTCACCCCAGCAACAAGGACACAATCGTACTACACACCTCAAGTCAAATCTTCCGActcattcccttcatcatcttctatcccTTCCAGTCCCGTCTTAGGACCTGGTATCGTCAAGAGGAAATCGTCTGTACCGAATCTAGTTAGGAGGTATACCACTCGCGAGGATGAGGGAATCAGTGATTTACTGAATgaagatcatcttgaaccTCCCATGACTAGCTCGACACGAAGCATGagcaaaggcaaagggaaagagaaggcTGTGGAGTCAAGAGCCAGATCAACAAGTACAAGTATCGTTGTACCTCAGACCCAAGATTTGACTGAACATTCAACTTATACcttcccctcttcatcctttgcTCAATCATCGCTGAATCATGTTCCGGAACTCCCACCTTCATCGCAAGCTTGGTCCAGTATGCCATtattcccttcatcatccgatagAGAACTCGACAcatatcctcctccttcgtcttctacATCGTCGTCATTtgtcaaatcagcttacgAAGTTGGAGAATCACTCTTGAGCTGGGTTAAACCCAAGAAACATCATCGATATGATGGGTCTTCGGCGTATCGACGTGGATCCGATGACGATTCTGAAAAGGGGTTGATCGGGTCtggatcagatcaagatgaagaagacgacgGATatagtggtggaagaggcaGTGGGGAATCTACGAGAAGAGCTGGACCAGGAAAATATTGGGGTATATGGACTTCCACTGCCGAAGACCAGGAtccatcgtcttcatcggATAATTACTTTACATTACCACCCAGTTCACCATTAGACCAAGATGGAAACTACCCTCGATTCCAAGCTGCCATCAATGGTGACTCCAATTCTTTCCCTGCTACGCTACCTACACCTGCACTTTCGACTAAATCGCTCTCTAGAGATAATTCAAAACGCAACAAGCTGAGGAAAGTGTTCAGGTCAAGAGGAGGCGATGGGATAAGTCACGACGATTCTAGAGGATGGTTGACGACGGTATTGAATGTTGGGGCAGGTCAAAGAGGTGGCAAGACTGCTGAAGTGTTGAAAGAATTGGGCTGGACAGTTGGGATTTTAGTAGGAGCATTCTTCGTTTCTGCTGGTTTGGTTTTGTGGTTGATCCAAAGTATGCCAATGTAAGTCAAGTTCCGCTTGAGCTCAATCGACAAAGAAGAGCATAACGCTGACTATTCTGGTTTGATTCTTAGCACCACACTCAAACACCTTCCCCAATCTACTACGGACCTTCAACTACTCTCCGCTGAAATCAGGTCGTACATGGCTTCTAGCAATAACGGCTGGTGGCATACCATCGGAGTGCTTACGTTTGTTGGGTGCTGGAAACATGCTTGGAGTGTACCCGGAGCGGTCATCTTGGTGAGTTAGTTTTACACTACGCCAACGCACTCAACTTTAGCAGCTGACACATATCGTTCAATTAGAACATCCTCGTCGGATCTTTACTCGATCCCATGCCAGCTCTACTTCTCCTAACGATCATCACCGCATCTGGCTCTCTCGGTGCATACACCTTATCAAGACCACTAGCACCCTTGATTGCTGTGCTTTTCCCCAAACCACTAGCATTGGTCAGAGCGGCCCTCGCACCGGAAACCATCCCTGCTCCAGCAACGGCCCAACAAGTTATCGGAGATACCATCACACCCATCCAAGCATCTTCTGACCCTTCGCAACCGGCTATTGGAGGCCCCACCGAGAAATCAACCGTATGGCGACGTCTGCTGATCATGCGAGCGATGGGATTCGTCCCTTGGTCAGGTATGAACGTAGCCTGTGGGGTGGTCGGTGTAGATTGGAAAGTCTTTTGGCTCACTACCGCAGCTGGGAGTGCATCTTGGTCATATGTCACTGCCTCGGTCGGTCATATATTATCAAGATTGAAAGTTCCTAGTCAAGCTTTAGCCGACTCGGGCGTGATCAGCGAAAATTCCGGTGGTGAATCTCTGACTAGTCTACTCAGAGATCCGGTGTTAATTGCCAAATTGATATTCCTCTCCGGTTTGACATTGTTGCCTGTCATACTCAAGAGACGAAATGGTGAGAACGGTAGCGGTGTAGATgggatcgaagatggtttgaatTTGAATCTggattcatcaatatcaactACAcccagatcatcttcatcttctttcgaaTTGAACGAatttacttcttcttctccatcatcatccggTACCCCACGACCAACCATTATGACAAACCCCgcgatatcagctttgagattggttgatCTAAATTCATCAAGTAATGAAGGTTTACCACCTATGTCACCTCTATCTCAGAGTTTAGCGAAATTCACACCTACCCCTAGAATGTTTGATCTTTTGAGTTTTGGAAGAACGGTGATCAGGACTGGACAGAGGGGGTTGGCCGGGGGTGTGAGGGGTGcggagaggatgatcagaggtCAGAATGGGCCGAATTAGGGTATGATATCGAGTGGTGCCGGGAGGTTTTTCCATTGATCCATTGATGTAGAGGTAGacatggaaatggaaatggcGAAGGGTTaagtgagaatgatgatttaCGTTTTTTTCAGTTGAGGTGGGAAATCTTTAATTCGTATCGTACTTTAGTACTTTGTATCTGTACCCTCACACCTTCGTAAATCCCAAAGATAATGGGAAACTGTAGTATACGTCCATTTCATCTGATGCAATGTATTCATTGTATAGTATCATGACCATCAAACGTGATGAGCGATTCGATCATTTCAGTGATGGCCGATTGACTGCTATATTAAACCAGACACAGTAGTATCATTGTATCATTATTTTACAGCTACCAACCTGATCCTCtcacttcacctttcccaACTAGCGTCCAACCCCATCTTTCCTCCCCAACCTCCCAATCCTCACTCTTCTGTGTCTGATCCTGCTTCGCATCaattgcttcttcttcttcatcgtcgttGTCGTGGTTGACTTTCAGTCCAAAGAACGGTGCGATCGAGATCCTAATCACACCTTTAAACATCTCCAGCAAATCTTTCTTTAGTCGTATTCCAGATTGGTGGAAATCTGCACTAGCGTTGAATTCCAATAAAGTCACTTTAGGTATTGGTAATtcacttgatgaagaggggttAGTAGGAGGGAAAGATAAGATGAGATCCACGCCAAAGATCTAAAAAATCCATTTTAGTGATATCAGCTCGGCTTTACAATCTTTTGTCGTTGAAGTATATTTCGCTAGATCTTTGATAAGGAGAATCTGCAGTGGATAAACTGAAACCCACCTCGAAAGCATTAGGCATAAACTGTAATCCGAAACTACCACATTCCGCACcagctttgacagcttcACCCACCACCCCGCCAGACTTATTGAATACAGCTTCTAACCATTCCTTTGTGACGCTGCCTTTAAATTCGTACTTCCCATCTTTAACGGATGACAGAGCATCTAGACCTTCCAACTCCCAGAATAGCTTGACTAATTCTTCAGGAGGAGCAGGCGCACCGAACGAATCAGTCTAAAGATCGCACGACAAGTCAGCTTTCATATTCACAGAGAGAAATAACAAACTGACTTGTAAGCATGTATTCGTCAGATGTGGTCTGAGGTCCaactcttctccttcttttgatGATCTAGGAGGGGTATAGGGCGATCCAGAGAAAAGAGCTAGCATCGTTCGGGAGAGATGGACAGTATAGGCTGAAGTGAGGAGGACGTAAGCTCTAAGGTGGAACTATAGTCCGGATTAGCTGAATTGTACGCTGTtgaatgaagaagttgaaacATGAATCGGGTTTGTATGAAAGCTTGGCTGCTTTGTGAATGATGGCCAATGATACGAGAGATCTTGATGTACTCACTTTATATCCTTCTAAGAAGGGTGATGGTAGATTGGGCTGTTGTGCAATATCGAACAGAACGGGATTGGGCATATATTCCTGTGGCCAATCGCATAAATCAGTGCTGTTCCAATTGCCGTTTTGATTTGCATGACTGagctcactcacctgtataACAAAATGCCTTAGTTGAGAAGTCATCACTCCCGTAccgtcctcctcttcgtcatcgtctcTATCTGCTGGTGAACCAAAATgtctatcatcctcttcatcaccgtCGAATCCTAGCTCCACAGCTTTCTTGGCTaacatatcaatcatacCATCCACTCCTACATCTTGAGGTATCTGcccatcttgttcttcctcctggtcttggtcttcgtcctcgtaatcttcttcatcggaagaaggaggttCGAACTCTTCGAAAATTGCTCGTCTATGAATATACAGCGGTATGATAAGCTTGAATCGGGTCGGAGAGTACTCACTGTCACTTacaattcatcttccgttGAAAACATCCTTATACCCTGCGCACGATCTGCAAATCCAGGTTTAAGGATAAACCAACTGCATCATCGCAATCCAAACTCAATCCAATTAGCTCCTAAATCACCCAGTaggaagatgaacaatgTCATTCAAGGTAAAATTATGCACttaccttctctcttcctcaggcAGATCTTCATTTCTTTGCATACCTTCATTCAAATCGTATAAATCATCCAACAGAAGTTCATCCAGTTCATCGAGAAATTGTAATTCCACATTCCACCCTTTCGGTACACCCCCTTCCTCCGGCGATAGTATACTTTGTATATTACGATGTTGACATTTAGCCAGGTAAGCTTGAATGGTAGAATGTAATTGATGTTTACGAATTAGGGCTTTACGATATACATATGAGGAAATGAGGTATTTGGTAGGGTTGgaatgaggaagatcgaaTGAGAGAAGATCGTAATCTGCCCTAATGAACAAAACATGATACTCAGCAAAAGATAACGTTTCCGTTTTACTAAGATAAAGTAGGACTCGTACTGTATCACTTTCAGATGAAGCTACATACGATTACTCACCATTGCAATGCAGGAGGTTGATCCTCTGAATAAGGTGCCAGGGAGATCTTGATGAAAGGTAAGACAGATACGAGAGCTTGGACTAAGAGGGATTGGGTGTAAGGTGATGGAAATGATACGAAGGCTTCGACGGGTTGAACTGGAGTTGGCGTAGTCATCTTGGGAGGGTGCTACAGGGACTTTGAACCCTCTCTTCGATTTTTGGAAAGATAGCAATACCAAATGACAGGTGTCAGAGTATGAACATAATCTTGCTGTTCAACTTGAGCTTGTTGCAACGCTGAAATTTCAAAAACATTCGAAGGGAGGAGGGAGTTGATCCGTAGAGTGGGGACTCCacttcattatcatcttcattcacaACGACTTTATAGTGATCTGTCACTTGGTAGTCCATTCACTCATTCACTCATGAAGGGATGTACAGTACACAGCAACAACGCTATTCATAGTTCATAATGACGAAgactgaaagagagaaaagtcAAATCGAATATACACACACAAACATCTAcatatgtatgatatgttgGTTCTACGAGTAAACCACTAGCGACAAATGTTCCAtgtttttgttttgttttctgcttttttttttgcttcttcttcgattaTGAATGGTATGCTTGAGCCATGTCTGTCTCTCTGGGAGGATAATCTGTGATAAATAATCCAAACCAAGAAATACAACGCCTATAACATGTCATGATATAACACTAACTGAGATCCGAATGAcgattgagaagagaagagaggggAATGGTGTGGTGTGGTGAATGAACGAAATTTTTATAAATGATAACAACATACAGACAAAAAGGGAATATGTGTTTACTGAGAAATCAGACTTATAACATCTATATGGGTGTTCGTTGAGGACAGGTTGGAATGGTATTGAATGTAGTTCACTATTGAAGATTATGTAGACTGAAAGACGTGACTGATGTTAAGATATGAGAGGCGATTtgaatgtggatgaagagaaagagggtgaaagtgagGGTGTGATATTGACAGGTGGTACCGGTGTCGGAGCGACGAGCGATGTGgagtgagatgggatatgTTGAGATCGAGCTAGTCGACTTATTTTGTTGGATCTTGCGGGTATATTCAAGCCACTTGCCCATGATGGGAGGTAGCTACGTCGAGAAGCGCTAAGCGAAGGACGTTGTCGacctttcatcttatctAGGGCGAATACGAGGTTGGGCCACTTCTTCGAGACATCACGAGGACCTATTCTGTGAAAGACGATCGAGGGGTTATAAAGCACCTCAGCTCAATCGTAAGCTCGTATTCCCAGAATCCGCCAATTTCTTCCTCAAAGCTTCAAGCCTCGTTCGAATAGGTACCAGCACTATCAACAGCCGAAACATCAaagtcaatcatcaacacaATGTCAAGATGGAGAATCAAACTTACGCTTCTCATAAGTAGCTTTATCATCCTCTCTAATCCTTCCATTTTCGTACACCCCTTCATCCAACAAGACCTGTAAGAGCCAAAGGGAAGTTTCATATCCTTGTTCAGCAGTAATCAGATCACCTTGAAGttcagcaacagcagcttGTCGGGACTGATTGATATGCCAGCCATGATATCAGTTCATGTTCACCacattcgatgatgagcaaCGTTTGAGGGAGTTGTGCTCACCATATCTCTAGCTTTATCATGCACTAGCCAATCGGGGAACAACATATTGTCATTTGATCTGGATTTAGCCCATTCGATCTTTTCGAATATCTCGTTAAATCTCGATCTTAGCCATTGTCCCACTATATCACCAGATCCAATCAGCTATATCCGTACTACACAGGTAGATCcttactcactctcattcaaTTCGGGACTAGCTTCCCTCTCGTCTCTATCCCTCCAATAcctcttgaccttgtccATAGCTTGAACGATAAACGTCAAAGACTTCATGTACAATACCACAGCATCATTCGCAGCAGCTTCCTGTTGACGTAATATCCAGACTTCAGAGTTCATTGaaccagaagatgatttcctaCGATTGTTCAAAGCTTGGGAGCTGAATGGTGGAGTCGTACCCGTAGGTGTGGGTGTCGAGGCATTTCGGGCAGTATTGGtgatttgagcttgagccAACAACCTTTCGTCGGCCAGTTCGAACAAAACGAATGCCTTTCTTGCTATATCCTCCACTGAACGTAGAAGTTCGTCTTCGGCAGGATCGATATCACTTGTACGTAAGATTGTAGGTCGTCTTTTGATTGTAGCTCTGGCAATTGCTGTCGCAGCCGTATTAGCAGAATTACCAATCATCCGTATAGCAGTATTGGTTATCGCCCGGGCCAGAGCACCGGTTTGaagtgatgaaggtgatacaCCAAATCGTGTAGCCGCGTCTTGTCCGTAGGAAGGTTGGTTTAACGGTGGGAACATGTTTAAGGACTGCGGTATCGATGGTGGTCGAGTCAGACCTGGACTAGAACTCTGTCGAGCACCTGGTGGAAttgagaaaggtggtgtTGTGCCTAAAGCGAATGGCGGTGAATAGGATATAGGTACCATGGCTGTATCCTGTGGCTTTGGACTTGGACTGATAGGTTTGAACGCTGAAACAGGTCGAGTAACGACGCTAGTTCTGGAACTTCGTCTTCGCACGATAGTCGTAGGTTTCTTGGAAGCTTGATCGATTTCTATGAAAGGGGTGGATATCAGCCACATGAACTGTGTGATGGGAAGACACGTTAACTTACCATCTGCTAAAGCGTTGATCTCCACGTTTtgcttctccaccaccacatAGTCGGTTCCAACGACAGATTCGCTGCTATCGAGAGCGCTTTCTTCCTTTGTATCGTGTCGCATGGTGATGGGGGGTGTAGCAGCTAAGGGCGATCCCTCGCTTATACCTCTAGTCGCAGCTCTAGGCATAGTGGTGGGTGGCCCACTGTAAGGTGGAGTGAGAGGTGCGGCCTCTTCCAAGCTACCTTGCTCCCGTTCCCTTTCCGACACTCGTCTCTGAGCAGCAGTGACAATTGGTCTAGGGTTTGCCCGAGTAGTAGTAGTGGTGTTTGCGACGATGGGTGGATCCTCGAATGCAGGTGGATTATCACTAACATAATATTTGGGTTCAGATCGACGTGTCGGAGGTTGTCGAACCGAAAgggatggtggtggagtcgGTGGCGGAGCTGTACGTGGAGATGCTTGCTGTGTAGGTCTAGGAGCGGGTTGAGGGTTTAAAGCAACATCGACAGCAAGTGGCTGAGGTGCTTTTCTACCTAGCGTAAGTCTTTCCTTCGATTTTTCTATACTGGCTACCATTTCTTTAATTCTGGTGTCACTAGTCTCCATATGAGCAGAGCTATCAGTCGAAGCCTCAAGGCTAGTCGTGGGTTCTTCTTCCGTGCTTTCGGAAAGGTGCGAATCCCATACAGTAGAGGAAAAGAATTCTTCGA
This window harbors:
- a CDS encoding serine/threonine-protein kinase ATG1 encodes the protein MPDSNAQNPRGEGSSSATGSGGHRTHKERIGNYVVGNEIGRGSFATVYKGYRSKSKVSIAIKAVSRQKLTTKLLENLESEINILKVIHHRNIVALEDCFKNDTHIYLVMEYCSGSDLSIYIKNRGRLDTLDFFPRPGSRMDSLARKEDGKIFWPHPPTGGLDEKVTRSFLGQLAQAIKFLRAQDLMHRDIKPQNLLMQPATETEVAEGHPYGIPVLKVADFGFARILPAAAMAETLCGSPLYMAPEILRYEKYDATADLWSVGAVLFEMSVGRPPFRANNHVELLKRIERGEDRIKFPDEAPPSDKKDSGPPPIPVSPDIKALIRALLKRKPADRIGFEEFFSSTVWDSHLSESTEEEPTTSLEASTDSSAHMETSDTRIKEMVASIEKSKERLTLGRKAPQPLAVDVALNPQPAPRPTQQASPRTAPPPTPPPSLSVRQPPTRRSEPKYYVSDNPPAFEDPPIVANTTTTTRANPRPIVTAAQRRVSEREREQGSLEEAAPLTPPYSGPPTTMPRAATRGISEGSPLAATPPITMRHDTKEESALDSSESVVGTDYVVVEKQNVEINALADEIDQASKKPTTIVRRRSSRTSVVTRPVSAFKPISPSPKPQDTAMVPISYSPPFALGTTPPFSIPPGARQSSSPGLTRPPSIPQSLNMFPPLNQPSYGQDAATRFGVSPSSLQTGALARAITNTAIRMIGNSANTAATAIARATIKRRPTILRTSDIDPAEDELLRSVEDIARKAFVLFELADERLLAQAQITNTARNASTPTPTGTTPPFSSQALNNRRKSSSGSMNSEVWILRQQEAAANDAVVLYMKSLTFIVQAMDKVKRYWRDRDEREASPELNEMGQWLRSRFNEIFEKIEWAKSRSNDNMLFPDWLVHDKARDMSRQAAVAELQGDLITAEQGYETSLWLLQVLLDEGVYENGRIREDDKATYEKLLVPIRTRLEALRKKLADSGNTSLRLS